From a single Bradyrhizobium sediminis genomic region:
- a CDS encoding ABC transporter substrate-binding protein: MDCKLGYRSFSVLVAAAAFALASPAGAQTKVTIGIGTQDTTTNTATVGTIIRQLNLMEKYLPKDGKYANIKFEFEWQNFTSGPPVTNGMMANKLQFGMMGDYPLVVNGFTFESNPESKSRLIAVAAYSLEGSGNGLVVHKDSPYYELSDLKGKLVSVPFGSAAHGMMLKAMQDRKWPSDYFQLISQSPEVGSTNLQEKKIDAHADFVPFAELLPFRGFARKIFDGVETNLPTWHGVVVRTDFAEKYPEVVVGYIKAIIAANAWVRADPKLAAEKIQEWTGINKEVVYIFLGPGGNMTTDPTIKPALIEAAATDVKVLQNLGRMKEFDPKKWVDDSYVRKAYAELKLDYDAELKSTRNYEVAGEDKFCKKPIGDPRKAGEVWVDGEGIAPYSSAACTLGAYADIKAKGKKINVAYVFDTSRGIKLFADQAYYAAGKSEIAPFLLKKDAEAYAAKIGGKVLSFDDALKTAVSGG, encoded by the coding sequence ATGGATTGCAAATTGGGATATCGCAGCTTTTCCGTCCTCGTCGCAGCAGCAGCATTCGCCCTTGCCAGTCCGGCAGGCGCGCAGACCAAAGTCACGATCGGCATCGGAACCCAGGATACCACCACGAATACGGCCACCGTCGGCACCATCATCCGCCAGCTCAATTTGATGGAGAAGTACCTCCCCAAGGACGGCAAATACGCCAACATCAAATTCGAGTTCGAGTGGCAGAACTTCACCTCCGGTCCGCCCGTCACCAATGGCATGATGGCGAACAAATTGCAGTTCGGCATGATGGGCGACTATCCCTTGGTGGTGAATGGCTTCACCTTCGAGAGCAATCCCGAGAGCAAGAGCCGGCTGATCGCGGTTGCGGCCTACAGCCTCGAAGGTTCCGGCAACGGCCTCGTCGTCCACAAGGACTCGCCCTATTACGAACTGTCCGACCTCAAGGGCAAACTGGTCAGCGTTCCCTTCGGTTCCGCCGCGCACGGCATGATGCTGAAGGCGATGCAGGACAGGAAGTGGCCGTCCGACTATTTCCAACTGATCAGCCAGAGCCCTGAAGTCGGCTCCACCAACCTGCAGGAAAAGAAGATCGACGCCCACGCCGATTTCGTTCCGTTCGCCGAACTGCTCCCGTTCCGCGGCTTCGCGCGCAAGATCTTCGACGGTGTCGAAACCAACCTGCCGACCTGGCATGGCGTCGTGGTTCGTACCGATTTCGCCGAAAAATATCCGGAAGTGGTGGTCGGCTACATCAAAGCGATCATCGCCGCCAACGCCTGGGTGCGCGCCGATCCGAAACTCGCCGCCGAAAAGATCCAGGAGTGGACCGGCATCAACAAGGAAGTGGTCTACATCTTCCTCGGTCCCGGCGGCAATATGACCACCGACCCCACCATCAAGCCGGCACTGATCGAGGCCGCGGCCACCGACGTCAAGGTGCTGCAGAATCTCGGCCGCATGAAGGAGTTCGATCCGAAGAAGTGGGTCGACGACAGCTATGTCCGCAAGGCCTATGCCGAACTGAAGCTGGACTATGACGCCGAGCTCAAGAGCACCCGGAACTACGAAGTCGCCGGCGAGGACAAGTTCTGCAAGAAGCCGATCGGCGATCCGCGCAAGGCCGGCGAGGTCTGGGTCGACGGCGAGGGCATTGCGCCCTACAGCAGCGCCGCCTGCACGCTCGGCGCCTATGCCGACATCAAGGCCAAGGGCAAGAAGATCAACGTCGCCTACGTCTTCGATACCTCGCGCGGCATCAAGCTGTTCGCCGACCAGGCCTACTACGCCGCCGGCAAGAGCGAAATCGCGCCGTTCCTGCTGAAGAAGGACG
- a CDS encoding ferredoxin--NADP reductase, translated as MSAFHREKVLSVRHWTDTLFSFTATRNSGFRFQNGQFAMIGLEVDGRPLLRAYSMASANHEEALEFFSIKVADGPLTSRLQKIEEGDTILVGRKATGTLVTDNLLPGKRLLLLSTGTGLAPFASLIKDPDIYDRFETIVLVHGCRQVSELAYGEQLVASLDNDEFFGPLMRRQFIYYPTVTREPFRNRGRITDLIASEQLFHDIGLPPLNIATDRIMLCGSPGMLEDLRRSFEQQGLSEGNHAEPGHFVIEKAFVER; from the coding sequence ATGAGCGCCTTCCACCGAGAAAAAGTTCTTTCCGTCCGGCACTGGACCGACACCCTGTTCAGCTTCACCGCCACCCGCAATTCCGGGTTCCGGTTCCAGAACGGACAGTTTGCGATGATCGGGCTCGAGGTCGACGGCCGGCCGCTGTTGCGCGCCTACAGCATGGCGAGCGCCAATCACGAGGAAGCTCTGGAGTTCTTCAGTATCAAGGTCGCGGACGGTCCGCTCACCTCGCGGCTGCAGAAGATCGAGGAAGGCGATACCATCCTGGTTGGCCGCAAGGCCACCGGCACGCTGGTGACCGACAACCTGCTTCCCGGCAAACGGCTGCTGCTGCTGTCAACCGGAACCGGCCTCGCGCCCTTCGCCAGCCTGATCAAGGACCCGGATATCTACGACCGGTTCGAGACCATCGTTCTGGTCCACGGCTGCCGGCAGGTCTCCGAACTGGCCTATGGCGAGCAACTGGTCGCTAGTCTCGATAATGACGAGTTCTTCGGCCCGCTGATGCGCCGGCAATTCATCTATTATCCGACGGTGACGCGCGAACCGTTCCGCAATCGCGGCCGCATCACCGACCTGATCGCTTCGGAGCAGTTGTTCCACGACATCGGCCTGCCGCCGCTGAACATCGCGACCGACCGCATCATGCTGTGCGGCAGCCCCGGCATGCTGGAAGACCTGCGGCGCAGCTTCGAGCAGCAAGGTCTTTCGGAAGGCAACCACGCCGAGCCCGGCCATTTCGTGATCGAAAAGGCTTTCGTCGAACGCTAG
- a CDS encoding DUF971 domain-containing protein, with protein sequence MVWQQIALAPAALLVECRHGELAMSALLASPASAPAHVAVSDNLDFLELTTAQGEEIRLQAGSLRAACKCAHCVRARIDGRFPDRFDGIAITQVSPIGDYAINIAFSDGHARGIYPWSYLSELQAG encoded by the coding sequence GTGGTCTGGCAACAAATTGCTCTCGCCCCGGCGGCATTGCTGGTCGAATGCCGGCATGGAGAATTGGCCATGTCCGCCTTGCTTGCTTCGCCCGCATCGGCCCCTGCGCACGTCGCCGTCAGCGACAATCTCGATTTTCTGGAACTGACGACGGCGCAGGGGGAAGAGATCCGGCTACAGGCCGGGAGCCTTCGCGCCGCCTGCAAATGTGCTCACTGCGTCAGGGCGCGGATCGACGGCAGGTTCCCGGACCGGTTCGACGGCATCGCCATCACGCAAGTTTCTCCGATCGGCGATTACGCGATCAACATTGCATTCTCGGACGGTCACGCGCGCGGAATCTATCCGTGGAGCTATTTGTCCGAGTTGCAGGCCGGTTAG
- a CDS encoding Crp/Fnr family transcriptional regulator produces the protein MQIYAATNAAMGPAAGRPRAAASKGGESLLLTESARSLGGAPSLFEALSQGERATVLKHGRRKVFYRGQTLFNQGTKHDGIYLIETGRIRVFYTAPSGREITLAYWHPGNFVGGPEVFGAGVHQWSGVATSNSSVVQLPGKELRSLVVEVPNLAIGLIEGLTFKGKCYSALAQMLGTRSITERLAHLLLHLTELYGVDDPEGILIGAAFTHADLAHMVGATRQWVTISLKRLQEKGIVASRKSQIIVRRPDLLQGMKGLGD, from the coding sequence ATGCAGATCTATGCGGCTACTAACGCGGCAATGGGACCTGCGGCAGGGCGCCCGCGGGCAGCGGCTTCGAAGGGTGGAGAGTCGCTGCTCCTGACCGAAAGTGCGCGGTCGCTCGGCGGCGCACCATCGCTGTTCGAGGCGCTGTCGCAGGGCGAACGCGCGACCGTCCTCAAACACGGCCGCCGCAAGGTGTTCTACCGTGGCCAGACCCTGTTCAATCAGGGCACCAAGCATGACGGCATCTATCTCATCGAGACCGGTCGGATAAGGGTTTTCTACACGGCTCCCTCCGGACGCGAAATTACGCTCGCCTACTGGCATCCCGGCAATTTCGTCGGCGGCCCGGAAGTGTTCGGCGCCGGCGTTCACCAATGGTCTGGCGTCGCCACCAGCAATTCAAGCGTCGTTCAGCTTCCCGGCAAGGAACTGCGGTCGCTCGTCGTGGAGGTGCCGAACCTCGCGATCGGGCTGATCGAAGGGCTGACCTTCAAGGGCAAGTGCTACTCGGCGCTGGCCCAGATGCTGGGGACGCGATCGATCACGGAGCGGCTGGCGCATCTGTTGCTGCACCTGACGGAACTTTACGGCGTCGACGATCCCGAAGGTATTCTGATTGGGGCGGCGTTCACCCATGCCGATCTCGCGCACATGGTGGGCGCCACGCGCCAATGGGTCACGATCAGCCTCAAGCGCCTGCAGGAAAAAGGCATCGTGGCGTCCCGGAAGTCGCAAATCATCGTTCGCCGGCCCGACCTGCTGCAGGGGATGAAAGGCCTGGGTGACTGA